One segment of Candidatus Manganitrophus noduliformans DNA contains the following:
- a CDS encoding DUF1622 domain-containing protein produces the protein MAQFRRFMEIIGTGVDAVGVVIIVIGALFSTGRFCFRMRAAPGRSYRHYRQDLGRAILLGLEFLVAGDIIRTVVVAPTLENVIVLGLIVLIRTFLSIALEVELEGRWPWQNPKEARPSSRMENPIEGGRGE, from the coding sequence ATGGCGCAGTTTCGCAGGTTTATGGAGATCATCGGCACCGGGGTCGATGCCGTTGGGGTCGTCATCATTGTCATCGGAGCGCTTTTTTCCACCGGCCGATTCTGCTTCCGGATGCGAGCGGCGCCCGGCCGCTCCTACCGGCACTATCGACAAGATCTGGGCCGGGCGATTCTGTTGGGGCTGGAGTTCCTCGTCGCCGGCGACATCATCCGGACGGTGGTGGTCGCGCCGACGCTGGAGAATGTAATTGTTCTCGGACTGATCGTTTTGATTCGGACGTTTCTCAGCATCGCTTTGGAAGTGGAACTGGAGGGACGCTGGCCCTGGCAGAACCCCAAGGAGGCCCGGCCCTCCTCCCGAATGGAAAATCCTATTGAGGGGGGACGAGGAGAGTGA
- a CDS encoding sensor histidine kinase, whose translation MKLTFLTQTCSPAVRYGIAVVSSLAAFFITELLFPFFLSPVFFFPYIAVMISALCGGWGPGLLATLFSGASFVYFFLPLTFDPAGNWERELIRLGLFFLFSLLVAWISASFRSAYRAAEIARAEAEEANRFKSRLVSNVSHDLRTPLNAIIGYSDLLLGGTFGPVSEDQGPPLEGVRRNAGDLLKMVNDILDHARIESGRVSVEVGFIEIPFLTREVVEEISPLADQKGLSFHCRLPDRLPTIESDGMKIKQILVNLLSNAIKFTERGEVRISVENREEEKGIQVVVQDTGIGIRPEALPNIFDVFYQVEGEEKPKGSGLGLAIVKDLVYLLKGNIEAESEYGKGTTFTLFLPYRFSA comes from the coding sequence ATGAAGCTGACATTTTTAACACAGACTTGTTCTCCGGCCGTTCGTTACGGCATTGCCGTTGTGTCGAGTCTCGCGGCCTTTTTTATTACTGAACTGTTATTTCCGTTCTTTCTCAGCCCTGTTTTCTTTTTCCCCTATATTGCCGTAATGATCAGCGCCTTGTGCGGGGGGTGGGGACCCGGTCTGCTCGCCACCCTGTTCTCCGGCGCGTCGTTTGTCTACTTCTTTTTACCATTGACCTTTGATCCCGCGGGCAACTGGGAAAGAGAGCTGATCCGGCTGGGGCTTTTCTTTCTTTTTTCATTGCTCGTCGCTTGGATCAGCGCCTCCTTTCGCTCCGCATACAGAGCGGCGGAGATCGCGCGTGCGGAGGCGGAGGAGGCCAACCGTTTTAAATCGCGCTTGGTCTCGAACGTCTCACACGACCTGCGGACCCCCCTCAACGCCATTATCGGCTATAGCGATCTTCTGCTCGGCGGGACGTTTGGTCCTGTCTCTGAAGACCAGGGCCCTCCTCTGGAAGGGGTTCGGCGGAACGCCGGAGATCTCCTCAAGATGGTCAACGATATCCTCGATCATGCCAGGATCGAATCGGGGAGGGTGTCGGTGGAGGTCGGCTTCATCGAGATTCCTTTTTTGACCAGGGAGGTGGTGGAGGAGATCAGCCCGCTGGCCGATCAAAAAGGGCTCTCTTTCCATTGCCGCCTGCCGGATCGGCTTCCGACGATCGAGTCGGACGGAATGAAGATCAAACAGATCCTCGTCAACCTTCTCTCCAATGCGATCAAGTTTACGGAGCGGGGAGAAGTCAGGATCTCCGTAGAAAATCGGGAGGAGGAGAAGGGGATTCAAGTCGTGGTCCAGGACACGGGGATCGGAATCCGGCCGGAGGCGCTTCCGAATATATTCGATGTTTTTTATCAGGTCGAGGGAGAGGAAAAGCCGAAGGGGAGCGGTTTGGGGCTGGCGATCGTAAAAGACCTTGTCTATCTGCTGAAAGGGAACATTGAAGCGGAGAGCGAATACGGAAAGGGAACGACCTTCACCCTCTTTCTGCCGTACCGGTTTTCCGCCTGA
- a CDS encoding PIN domain-containing protein: MRTLIDTSCMVAALCSWHEHHEATRIEVERSARTGGAMLLAAPSLIETYAVLTRLPAPHRISSQDAWTLLDANWGEGEVIALTATEYWRMLRDCQGEGITGGPVYDAVIAACARKGRADRILTWNEKHFSRYQGSLAIETPKRK, encoded by the coding sequence TTGCGGACGCTCATTGATACCAGTTGCATGGTTGCTGCGCTCTGCTCCTGGCACGAACATCATGAGGCCACCCGAATCGAGGTGGAGCGGTCTGCCCGAACAGGCGGTGCGATGCTGCTTGCCGCCCCCTCTCTGATTGAAACCTACGCCGTGTTAACCCGTCTTCCTGCTCCCCATCGAATTTCCTCTCAAGATGCATGGACACTGCTCGATGCCAATTGGGGAGAGGGGGAGGTGATCGCCTTGACGGCGACGGAGTACTGGCGGATGCTGCGCGACTGTCAGGGTGAAGGGATCACCGGCGGGCCGGTCTATGACGCCGTGATTGCCGCCTGCGCCCGAAAAGGTCGCGCGGACCGCATCCTGACCTGGAATGAAAAACATTTTAGCCGGTACCAGGGATCATTGGCAATCGAGACGCCGAAACGAAAGTGA
- a CDS encoding AbrB/MazE/SpoVT family DNA-binding domain-containing protein, translated as MKTTIDHAGRVVVPKAIREAAGLSPGTPLEIRVVGSHIEIEPAPLQVQLKRRGKLLVAVPQQDAPPLTAEEVEATREALSQERERVESEE; from the coding sequence ATGAAGACTACCATTGATCACGCTGGACGCGTCGTTGTGCCCAAGGCCATCCGTGAAGCCGCCGGCTTATCTCCAGGAACGCCGCTGGAGATCCGTGTGGTGGGCAGCCACATCGAGATAGAGCCGGCGCCTCTGCAGGTGCAATTGAAGCGGCGGGGGAAACTTCTGGTGGCCGTCCCGCAACAGGACGCCCCTCCCCTGACCGCAGAAGAAGTGGAAGCAACGCGAGAGGCCTTGTCCCAAGAACGCGAGCGAGTCGAATCCGAGGAATGA
- a CDS encoding BRCT domain-containing protein, with the protein MDEIDYDEDQDLLRRYNQTLLLKKTVQELQGIAAAVIYDGKIDDNEIDQLKKWIDAHRLETKQWPLCEVRDVLNQILDDGEVTPEERNRLFDSLSRFAAGPHLPKVVEGIFDPGPTISFMEKEFVFTGILQFGSRRKAENTVLDRGGIVGKSVTRSLHYLIVGDLGNQTWKYSRFGDKIEKALGRRRNGFAFPLIVRERDFVKAVLREEETRE; encoded by the coding sequence ATGGATGAGATCGATTATGATGAAGACCAAGATCTTCTGAGGCGTTATAATCAAACCCTCCTTCTCAAAAAAACAGTTCAAGAGCTTCAAGGCATTGCGGCCGCGGTCATTTACGACGGCAAGATAGACGACAATGAGATTGACCAACTTAAGAAATGGATCGATGCTCATCGCCTGGAAACGAAGCAATGGCCCCTTTGCGAGGTCCGCGACGTTCTCAACCAAATCCTGGACGATGGCGAGGTTACTCCCGAAGAGCGAAACCGCCTTTTCGATTCACTCTCCCGCTTTGCCGCGGGTCCTCACTTGCCAAAGGTGGTCGAGGGGATCTTCGACCCAGGCCCGACGATCAGCTTTATGGAGAAAGAATTCGTCTTTACCGGAATCCTTCAATTTGGGTCAAGAAGAAAGGCGGAGAACACCGTTTTAGACCGCGGGGGGATCGTAGGAAAATCAGTTACCCGGTCTTTGCATTATCTCATCGTCGGAGATCTTGGCAATCAGACCTGGAAATATAGCCGATTCGGAGACAAGATCGAAAAGGCCCTCGGTCGAAGGCGGAACGGCTTCGCGTTTCCTCTCATTGTAAGAGAGAGGGATTTTGTAAAAGCGGTTTTGAGGGAAGAGGAAACGAGGGAATGA
- a CDS encoding tyrosine-type recombinase/integrase: MKKALRAFEKYMTIERDLSENTVRTYLSDLKQFDDYLNENSLTLDEMNLSEIRKYLGLAYAEIEPSSAARRLSSLKSFFQFLLREGRIGFNPVKLIQSPKQKSTLPKFATVEQANRLMLAPLVSAWRTFRDLAILETLYSTGIRVSECENLLLDNIDFEGGLITVIQGKGRRDRIVPIGSKAIIAIKAYLKVRPFKSKSVFLNSRGEPLTDRQIHRIVTEYSVMIGRPDLTPHSLRHSCATHMIEGGANLIEVKEMLGHVSVSSTARYVHIGVDTLMKEYLKAHPRANLPAKRRSFEVSGAVLPDEKPSPRIMAELRHEQARYARENH, encoded by the coding sequence ATGAAGAAAGCGCTTCGAGCTTTTGAGAAATACATGACGATTGAGCGGGACCTATCAGAGAACACGGTCCGCACCTACCTCAGCGATCTAAAGCAATTCGATGATTACCTGAATGAAAATTCCCTCACCCTCGATGAAATGAACCTTTCCGAGATCCGGAAGTATTTGGGGCTGGCGTACGCTGAAATAGAACCCTCTTCGGCCGCCCGCAGGCTTTCGTCACTGAAAAGCTTTTTTCAATTCCTATTGAGAGAGGGGCGTATCGGGTTCAACCCCGTAAAGCTAATTCAGTCTCCCAAGCAGAAAAGCACCCTCCCGAAATTTGCCACTGTCGAACAGGCAAACCGCCTGATGTTGGCCCCGCTGGTTTCCGCCTGGCGCACCTTCCGAGATTTGGCAATTTTAGAAACCCTCTATTCAACAGGCATCCGCGTTTCGGAATGCGAGAACCTGCTTTTGGATAATATCGATTTCGAAGGGGGGCTAATTACGGTCATCCAGGGAAAAGGGAGGCGGGATCGTATCGTACCGATCGGGTCGAAGGCTATCATCGCGATCAAAGCTTATTTGAAGGTCCGGCCGTTCAAATCAAAATCGGTCTTCCTAAATAGCAGGGGGGAGCCGTTGACCGACCGGCAGATACATCGGATCGTCACCGAGTATTCAGTGATGATCGGCCGGCCGGATCTTACCCCGCACTCTTTGCGGCACTCGTGCGCGACCCACATGATCGAGGGCGGCGCAAATCTCATTGAGGTCAAGGAGATGTTGGGGCATGTCAGCGTATCGAGCACGGCGCGATATGTCCATATCGGGGTCGACACCTTAATGAAAGAATACCTCAAAGCCCACCCGCGGGCGAATCTCCCGGCGAAGAGGAGAAGCTTCGAGGTGTCCGGCGCGGTTCTCCCAGACGAAAAGCCGTCCCCTCGAATCATGGCCGAGCTAAGGCACGAGCAGGCGCGCTATGCCAGAGAAAACCACTGA